The Triticum urartu cultivar G1812 unplaced genomic scaffold, Tu2.1 TuUngrouped_contig_6192, whole genome shotgun sequence genomic sequence gggggggtagagtttgagacatgaacccctttagtcccggttcgtgtctcaaaccaggactaaaggtctcatctgaaccgggactaatgcctttagccgctcgaaccgggactaatgctcacattagtcaTGGTTCGTAATGCAACCGGGACTAATATGTATATTGAGCcgtgaccaaagccctgttttctactagtgtgtcCACCTGCCAAACAACTGGCATCTCTCTGCCAACCGCGTGTCGATCCCTCCAGTGCCCGTGAGCGGCCGCGCCCACCGCGAGGAGATCAACCGACGGCGTGCCCGCCTCCCACCGGATCTACTGGCGGACTCCAGGTACGCCATAGATTTGCCGTTGACGGAGAAGGCGATGAGCATGACTAGCGGCGGCAATATTTTTTTGTCGGTCGTCCTCCTAGCGACATCGCATGCGTCCTCCTCGTGTTTTATGACAGCCCTCCCCAAATGCGGGGTCGTAGGCGTGTGCGCGACATCACGCCGACGCCTTCTCCGTCCCCgtccccgccaccgccgccgcccatgACCGAGGAGGaggcccgcctcatgaggcgtgTCATGGAGGACTCCGTGAACACGCACGACGAGCGGCAATAGGATGGCCTGGAAACCGCTCTAGCCCTGTCGGCGACCGGCGACGTGGCCATCCCGGAGATGGACATTGACGTCAAAGACGAGGTGCCGAAGGAGGTGGTGGAGGGGGCACTCATCGCCGCGTGGAACCCTCGTCTGGTGGGCCAGCGGTGGAGCAGGTCGTGCACAGCGCCGGAGATGGTTGACTCAGTTGGTGTCGGCCCATGGTCAGACCCACCGCCGCGGTCACTAGAGCACGAGCAGGAACCATGGGAGGAGGTGGTGCAGGCGCCTCCGGCGCCTCCAGTCTGGCAGGGGGCGCCCGCCCACCCGTCGTCACCTGCGACGATGACGGGTAGGATGGCAACTCCAGAAGACGACGGCGGCCACCGGCGATGGGCCTTTATCTAGTTTTTTTTATGTCTTTTATTTAGTTTTAAGACTTGGGTCAAGCTTTGGTACTATGGTTTTCGTATTATTTGcaagtttattttcttttcttttttggcAAAAAATTGAAGTCCACAACACCGGACGGATTGGGACGAGGCATGTCTGTTGGACGCACCGATGGTCACACGACCGCAAGCATACGGCCGTGTCTGAAACGGACAAATCGAGTATTCGTTTGGAGCCgcgcgttggagttggccttatcATTTGGGTACAAGTATGCTCCTATATAGGATGCCTACGATCAAAGCGGGCTGGCGAGAGCACACCAAAGGTGACCCGCCGTGCACCCGAGCAGGTGGAGCTCCGGTGGCCTGAGGCCAAATGCATCCTCCCTGACAGCTCAACAGCGGCACCTGCCAGCCATGAATCCCACCGGCAGTGAATCGGTTGTCGGACTAGAGGTCACAGAACCGTCTGGTGCAGTCGTGCAGACGTGGGGAATCAGACGCGGGTCATATCAAGTCGGATGCGACGGCAACTTAAACATTCATCAGACACGACGGACCTAGTGATTATTAGAAAAATACAGGGGCGACCACATTGGCTGATTTGAATCGCGATCGAGGACAGACATATTGTATTCCCTAATTTCGGGCGCAACAAACTGAACTGAATGTTAGGATCAAACGAACGAAATGTGGCACCTTTACGAGTTGAGATCGGCAGAATCTAGAACAGAGATAACATCAAGGAGATTGGCAAAATTCTGCAGTTTACTGTGCATGGTCTATGTACAAAATCTGGAAGGTTTGAGTTCAGCAGAGCATACAGGTATGAActctgattctgattctggacgaGGCCTTGCCCTTCCACGTCTCGACGCCGAATCCCTCGCCGCCGACGAATGAGACTCTCCGGGATTGGAGCTGGACAAGAGCAGATTAAGATATCCCCGACGAAGCACAGGAGGTCGCAGCGGTGACGGCGGCGGCCTTGAAGAGGAGGAAGGTGAGGCGCTCGAGGGAGAAGTAGATGAAGGTGCCGCTGGAGTGGGTGAAGAAGCACCCGAAGCTGGCGCCCACCACGCACTGCCACCCCATGCCGTACCGCCGGTCGAACTCCTGCACACGCGGAAACGATGGATCCTCAGCGACGACGACGAACCAATCAATGGACAGAGGGAGAGACGGCGGAACGGGAAAGCGAACGCACCGTCTTGATGTGGCCGGCGATGGCGCGGCAGTCGTCGACGTGGAAGAGGTCGAGCGCGCGGGAGGCGGCCGACGTCGCCGCCGCCTGCATCCGCGCCGGCATGTCCGTGTCCTCCACCACCGCCTTGCCCTCCAGcattctcttctcttctcttcccGGCGGCGGCAGGTCTCCCTCCCGGTGCTGGGTCGTGGTGGTTGGCCGCTTCCTTGATTCTTGGAGGAAATGATGGAGACGTTGAGCGAGTGGGGGGAAGGAATCTCAAGGAACGGAACGGACGGAAGACGGTGAGGAGGAGGTGGGTGGCTGTTGCGCTGCTATTACCTCCGGGTTTGCAGGAAGGTCCTCCTTTTTAGGGAATCTTGTATTTCTATTTTTTAAGAGGAAGTCGCCCAAAAAAATGTGATTGTTTTCTTTAAGAGACGTTTTAATCTGATAATTatcaagaaaaataaaaaataatcaGTACAATAAAAAGACAACCGGACACATAACGACAAGTAAAAAATAAAAATACAATGAAAATCATATTATTCATTTTCTTCTTCCGATTTTGATTGTTGCCCGCCCGAGATTAAACATTACACCTAACCAACAGTAAAGAAAATGAACACCTACAAGCTCATTGGTTGTACCGGACTTTAAAAACTGCAATAGCCACTCGCCGCTTGAAACGGAATCTAGAAATCGCCGAACAAACATTTGTCGGAGCATCATCCTATTTAGTATGGCTTGCAATTCATCATCATTGGTCCCGAGAGTTGGAAAAGCCGGACCATGCCCGCGAACATGGAAGAAGATGTCGAAGTCGTTGAACCAAAGCCATCCAATTGTtctccactagtagaaaaagggtctttagtcccggttctggactaaagggtcggtactaaagcctCCCCCTTTAGTCTAAAgaccctccacgtggccgctgcctggaggtccacctttagtcccgattggtaacaccaaccggtactaaaggaaattttatgattttttttgaatttcaaatttctgaattattttaacctctaatctctaatcacccctcatcactgctcaatttaacctttaatctctaatcacccctcatcattccaaatcatctaacttcccgaacggtcacccatcctctcactacttcagcctgagcacgcttaacttccgggttctattctccctcgtttccaagtctgcatttgttgttttcctgacaatagtaagatgtcaatcatattaaccctcaggaatttagtttgagcatgaagtcacacatttcactgtttgagtttgaaactattgttctaaaaaacaataattatttagtaccactaatatttcttgaataagtagtttgaccacattttgaccCTAGTTtaaccacagtttgaccatagtttgaacagatttgaccaaaattcaaaaaaaactgaaataattatttagtaacactaatatttcttgaataagtagtttgaccattgtttgaccacaatttgaccatatttgaccaaaattcaaaaaaaactgaaataattatttagtaacagtaatattcttgaataattatttagtaacactaatacttcttgaataagtagtttgaccagatttaacaaaaattcaaaaaaaacttgagcataactttttttccttttagtatagccgttttacattttccctccctacatttttttaaaaacatgttcaaatttaagtttttaaattttcctaactagtagatgtagtaatataactacctctcgaaggattttacttcttgaaatttttatcattttcttttaatttttttgaaacaAAAAAGGCGATCCACCGGGGGGGCAGACTTTGAAAAtaggacctttagtcccggtttgagacacaaaccgggactaaagggcattgCACCCTTTAGTCACGGTTTGTGTCTCAAaacgggactaaaggtctaatctttagtcccggtttgagacacaaaccgggactaaagggcatcgcaccctttagtcccggttcgtgccacaaaccgggactaaagggctcaggtgaaccgggactaatgccttagccgcacgaaccgggaccaatgctcacattagtcccggttcgtgactgaaccgggactaatgggctgacccagCCTGGACCTtcgcccccttttctactagtgctcCTTGATAGACACATCAACTGCCAAGATCCAAATAAAACCAACAGATCTAAAGGCACAAACTCTCACATGCCCTTCGTTGCCACTCGATCAGACATCATCGAGATAGGGAGAGACCAAAAAGACCTTATTCAAACATGACATCGTTGCCACCTCCTCGTCGATGCTGCCATGGAAAGATAGCCTAAGGCAAGGAAAAAAAATGAAATTGACAGATTCTCACTCCTCTTGTCGTCGCCGAGGCCGCCAGATGGGGCCGAGGCGACAGCATGGAGAAGACCTTTGGCGGCAGCTAGGGTTTGGACTACAAGGCGTTTCTGTACTTTTGATGACACTAAAAACTAGGAATTAGTATGCCATGTAGAGTATATAACAAGGACAACTTATCTATGAGGCAATTGAATTTTTTATGATTGTGTCACTTTGCTTTCAACTGTCGGATTGTGTTGCAGTGCTTTCTTTCTCcaccttcttcttccttcattAATGCTAAGCACCGACCACATCACATGTGCCTGCCACTCACGTACGCCTCGTTGCCCCTCTTGCTCGAGCCACCATCCGTTGTGTTGCTTTCACCACCGACCATCACTCTAACACCCCTCAACTATCGC encodes the following:
- the LOC125530269 gene encoding dynein light chain LC6, flagellar outer arm-like, with translation MLEGKAVVEDTDMPARMQAAATSAASRALDLFHVDDCRAIAGHIKTEFDRRYGMGWQCVVGASFGCFFTHSSGTFIYFSLERLTFLLFKAAAVTAATSCASSGIS